One segment of Acidimicrobiales bacterium DNA contains the following:
- a CDS encoding VCBS repeat-containing protein, which yields MYNPVGHQVLADVNGDGATDRVGRSSDEVLLQLADGEGGLGEPSQVYEQWGGVSGLAVFDVDGDGNRDILEVSADGPSDLNTSLAVHHGDGTGRFAAPRRHPIGWAAPASETVGTDVDADGDTDVVILGGRDEQVLVFLNDGSGDLRPPGRYLPRSGYPACGLAVTDVDEDGSVDLLTRSRDSGPLLLLRGDGTGAFMPLVEMATADPGWCPGQLLADFDGDGHLDQVTSGVKVRTGDGSGQLPELRGLHRGWPMIAELDGDARPDLVVVDFDEPATYVYLNRLS from the coding sequence GTGTACAACCCCGTTGGGCACCAGGTGCTGGCCGACGTGAACGGCGACGGTGCCACCGACCGCGTCGGCAGGTCATCCGACGAGGTCCTCCTCCAGCTGGCCGACGGCGAGGGAGGCCTCGGAGAACCGTCGCAGGTCTACGAACAGTGGGGTGGAGTGTCCGGGCTCGCCGTGTTCGACGTCGACGGCGACGGCAACCGCGACATCCTCGAGGTGAGCGCCGACGGCCCGAGCGACCTGAACACGTCGCTCGCCGTGCACCACGGCGACGGAACGGGTCGGTTCGCCGCACCCCGGCGGCATCCGATCGGCTGGGCCGCCCCGGCCAGTGAGACCGTCGGCACCGACGTCGATGCCGACGGCGACACCGACGTCGTCATCCTCGGCGGCCGGGACGAGCAGGTCCTCGTGTTCCTCAACGACGGCAGCGGCGACCTCCGTCCGCCCGGTCGCTACCTCCCCCGGTCGGGCTACCCCGCCTGCGGGCTGGCCGTCACCGACGTCGACGAGGACGGCTCGGTCGACCTGCTGACGCGCAGCCGCGACTCCGGGCCCCTGTTGCTCCTCCGGGGCGACGGAACGGGGGCCTTCATGCCGCTGGTCGAGATGGCGACCGCCGACCCGGGCTGGTGTCCCGGCCAGCTGCTGGCGGACTTCGACGGCGACGGCCACCTGGACCAGGTCACGTCCGGGGTGAAGGTCCGCACCGGCGACGGGAGCGGGCAGCTCCCCGAGCTCCGGGGCCTCCACAGGGGATGGCCGATGATCGCCGAGCTCGACGGCGACGCCAGACCCGACCTCGTCGTCGTGGACTTCGACGAGCCGGCGACCTACGTGTACCTCAACCGGCTCAGTTGA